cagatatttctttacattttctacgagtgtttttttcttttttcatctGTGTGCGTTCTTACCCTTCGTTAcgaatttgtaaaaatttttacacGAATTTCAACTTGCTGgcttattaaaattttttctttttaagtTATAAGTATAACTGGGTTGGAATAATCAATTATCATCCCATCTAGAtctctttaattttttttttcaaaaattttaatttattttttttcctaaaTTCGGCAATGTTATTAATAAACTGTGATTTGGCATATCCAGAATGAATTGCCTTTTTAACGTTTTTTAACTCATCATGTTTTAATAAGCAAGCTTGTTGATTATGGGGTAGTATTGAAACCATATCTATATTTGATTTctcatttataattttttttatgtatgattttttatttaaatcagTATTTAATATAGCCCAATCAAAGTATGGAAtattaataacaatatatcCAAGGTCacttaataatttatgttttaattttgagAAAGAAGTATAcgattttgtatttttataaaaatgatgttCTCCATTAACttcaataataattttcccACTATGTTCatccaattttttatttgatgatataaattgattataattattttgtttgtcTTGGTagtatatttcatttttataaatattttgaaatgtTTGATCTTGCTCAACAAAATCGACATTATATGGGCCTATCGAAACTTCTTCCAATGGAGTTAAATTAAATGtaagtaaaatatttttaacttctttttgtaaatcggatttgatattatattcgatttccttttctttatttttaatataattcatgTATTCATAACATTCACTGTCTAGTTTGTTATACACATTTGGAACGTGATGGGTTCGTAAAGAGAGCTCTATAATTTTCAACTgattcaaatatatattatctaCTAGGatgtcatattttattaaattctttattatcatattatatatagttatattttcaaacgAAAAATAGCAAAAACttaataacaattttattaaaaatttataaggAATGGTATGTATTAATTCGGGGCTATTTAGTTGGGTCGTTATATCGAATAATAGCTTGTCTTCATAAATATCTAAATGAAACAAActgtaaaaaattttaattttatctaAAATGGGAAGAGAATTGTACAAGCCTTCACTTTTTATTCCGCCAAAATTGTCTACACTACTGTTGGCATCCACAATTGTCTCTCCATCGCTTGGACCTGATGCACTATCACTGCTTATTAGCATGTCTGCATCCTTGTTATGGAAAGAAATGTCTAGAGAGTTTCCGTTTGAGTGCGTGTCATCCATTTTGTTATGAACAGGACAGGGATTCcaataatttaaaacttGCTGAATTAGGATAGCATTTCTGTATTTATGTGAAGCATATGTTTCTAGTAGGATTATAAGATTTTgtgaattatattttttttgttttatattttccaaaaatgttgaatcaaatatatgaataactTTTGAAGgaaacaaattattttttgaaagtaaaaagaaaagaagtaacaaatttttatattgttttaaaaactcattaaaattgttcagtatatatttataaaacatatgaTAATctaattgtaaaaataaaaaacaattcataatataaaataatttatttaaagaaaCAGGATcttgatttatatttattaatttattatggttaaaaaaatgtatttttagtGTATTTGAAATTTCATTTGATAATGGTATATGggaataatttaaatttttcaaacttTTACTGATTGATAAGAGGGTATCTAAAATGATTGTCTTTGATTCGTTAGTGCTGGAATCGATGGGGGCATCCCATTTCTCGCCACGATCGCAGCTTAAACGAGTGTCATTGCTACTGCTGTTGCTACTGCTAACGATTTGGCCGATCTGGTGAGACAGCCTTTTACGTAAATTAAACGAAAAGGTATTATCTTTATAAGgcagaaataaaaaatcgaaGTTATATGTTAGCTTATCACATATagttttaattaataaccAATTGAAGTTTTGAAAATGAATAGAATTGTTATGCTTGTTCAAAGTGTATGCTTCACTAAATAttcttaaaaaagaaacaagatcatatatttcatattcttcattttttataaaataatcacatttatttgtaaacgattttaatatatcattatcaattaattttaaatttgttaatatatctaATGTATAAATCAGCATCTTActagtatataaataatgtaattttagttttattttagatataatatttgtatatacttttaaatCAAATCCATTTTCAAACTTgtctttataatttataaaatttttatgaaacaCAACTAATACTAATAACAAATTTTCTACATTTAGCTTAtgatcatttttattcatcaaaatataatttataattttatttaaaacatcaaaatttattttattgtccttcagattatatttatttaaatcgtCTACACAAAACTCTTTTTCTTCAAActcatttttcttttttaaactgTTAAAATTTAgagatatattatttatgtttatttcttttttattgccATTTTTGTTACAAGTGCTACGATAAAACATGTAATAGAATTTTCCACCTTTATTAAGATAAACCCGACTGATAAACTTCCCACACAAAATGTGTGACTTGGATGGCAAACTCATAGTTCAATCATATGttcatcattttgtttgcattctctatatttaataaaaaatgaaaacaataAGTGGAAAATTAGTTATCCAAATCTTACTGCTTTAATATGTCAAAAAGGATgtagaataaaaattataaaatatgtttataccataatatatatccttatatattgttaaataaaaacaaaaaatttacaaaataaatatttttttaattttatatgcaaaattttgtttcttATTTCGTCTTGTGTTccctaattttttttgaaatatgcGCATATAATATGGCATATCgtcttttcatttttccatttttttttccacgtttttttccattttttttttcgttttttttgattttattttttattttcgcATTTTTTGAACTAGGTCagcataataattttacataaaaatttgataattcCTCATATCCAATGATTGTAAAATTTTTCTatgaaaagaaataattccaaaaaaacggatgaaataaattattttttaaagcttaacaatttttcatcatttttaggaatttttttaatttgttaaaaaaatatattataaaataattaaaataaatccaACCCAAAAAGTAAAGTTCTAATACAAACATAAAAGTGAAAGTTCTAATACAAGCAAAATAAAGAGAGTCAAACAAGGTAATCCcagttttattattcaaaacaaaaggaaaataGCTGAGGATGAGattatttgtaaattttgaaaCCTCACGTGAAAACATGTAATTAGCAAGGctatgtacatattttttaaatttattttttacattattgtAAAACTTAAAGATATATAAGTACAAGGCGAGGAGTTCGATAGCTCCACCCccaatatatgtaatacatatattgtaagccacataaatattttaaatattgttttcgttatttcatataaagTGTGGCAATagaaaatgtataaaatagAGTATAAAGAAGACAAAGGGAAATGTGTTATAGCTACTAGCCAAATTAGATCTGGATATTGTATTACTGATTCACACCCAGAAATTGCAATCCCATTATGTGTTAAATTTATGACACCAAGAGTAGTGGATCCTGCAActaaaaagaataattataaaataataaatatatgctttTATTGCTTTGAAAAGGTTAACAAATGTACATACTGCCCTAATTGTAAATATGTAGCATATTGCAGTGATATTTGTTTAGAAAGGGCGTGGAAATTTCATAGAGAAGAatgtgatatatataaatcaaatatCTTTGATAAATATTGCCCAACAATAACTATGAGGTTAGTTATAAATTGTTATTTAAgtcatttaaatttttatgattataGTGGAACAATCAATGATTTAacgaaagaaaaatatgaaaactTAAAATATCCAGCATATATTGTTGCTGTTGCACTTAtgagtaaaaaaaaaaaaattttttcaaattttgaagataataaaagtatacttaaaaatgttattgaaaaatttataaaggtatcaaaaaatacattacaAATAATAGATAATGAATTAGAACCATGCGGTTTAggtatttataaaaagcCCATCCCATATTTTAATCATTCATGTTTAAGTAATTGTATaactatatttaaaaatcaaAGACTATATATAAGAACACTAATGGATATATATCCAGGAGAAGAATTAACAATAAGTTATTTAGACGTCGCATTTGATCGTAATGCTAGACTAGCTATATGTGCAGAtcagtatttttttacatgcACATGTAAATTATGTAAAGTAAATATTGCTTCCGAGTGTCATAACATATTTAACAatgattttatatgtacacAATCagaaaattgtaaaaaatttattaattatatggaAATTGTATTAATGTCAGAACTTGAAAGAAAGATTAGTTATCTTAATAAATCACATTTTAAAACTTTcccaattttaaaaaaatcaacagaaaaaaatgaaaccgTATGGAAATGTATGTtatgtaaaaatgaaactAACGATAGTGTAATAAAAGCTTtaattgaaaaagaaaaagaaacaatTAAAGAAGTTGAATATTTAGATACATTATTTGctgaaaaatattcttatgataataaaaatgtattacaATCTTTaactaaaataaaatcaaaaatagATGATCTTACagatttttatcatcattcaaaatattctttacaaaaaatgagagcgaaaatattatatgtatctATACAATTACAAGACTTCAAATTAGCATATAGTATAGCTACccaatatttaaaatcaaTTGAAGTATCTTATGGAAAATATTCACCGATTTAtggatattatatttttttaacaggAAAACTAGCTTTATTTCTTGATCTCAAATCAGCAG
This genomic interval from Plasmodium chabaudi chabaudi strain AS genome assembly, chromosome: 11 contains the following:
- a CDS encoding RAP protein, putative encodes the protein MSLPSKSHILCGKFISRVYLNKGGKFYYMFYRSTCNKNGNKKEININNISLNFNSLKKKNEFEEKEFCVDDLNKYNLKDNKINFDVLNKIINYILMNKNDHKLNVENLLLVLVVFHKNFINYKDKFENGFDLKVYTNIISKIKLKLHYLYTSKMLIYTLDILTNLKLIDNDILKSFTNKCDYFIKNEEYEIYDLVSFLRIFSEAYTLNKHNNSIHFQNFNWLLIKTICDKLTYNFDFLFLPYKDNTFSFNLRKRLSHQIGQIVSSSNSSSNDTRLSCDRGEKWDAPIDSSTNESKTIILDTLLSISKSLKNLNYSHIPLSNEISNTLKIHFFNHNKLININQDPVSLNKLFYIMNCFLFLQLDYHMFYKYILNNFNEFLKQYKNLLLLFFLLSKNNLFPSKVIHIFDSTFLENIKQKKYNSQNLIILLETYASHKYRNAILIQQVLNYWNPCPVHNKMDDTHSNGNSLDISFHNKDADMLISSDSASGPSDGETIVDANSSVDNFGGIKSEGLYNSLPILDKIKIFYSLFHLDIYEDKLLFDITTQLNSPELIHTIPYKFLIKLLLSFCYFSFENITIYNMIIKNLIKYDILVDNIYLNQLKIIELSLRTHHVPNVYNKLDSECYEYMNYIKNKEKEIEYNIKSDLQKEVKNILLTFNLTPLEEVSIGPYNVDFVEQDQTFQNIYKNEIYYQDKQNNYNQFISSNKKLDEHSGKIIIEVNGEHHFYKNTKSYTSFSKLKHKLLSDLGYIVINIPYFDWAILNTDLNKKSYIKKIINEKSNIDMVSILPHNQQACLLKHDELKNVKKAIHSGYAKSQFINNIAEFRKKNKLKFLKKKIKEI
- a CDS encoding histone-lysine N-methyltransferase, putative, which codes for MYKIEYKEDKGKCVIATSQIRSGYCITDSHPEIAIPLCVKFMTPRVVDPATKKNNYKIINICFYCFEKVNKCTYCPNCKYVAYCSDICLERAWKFHREECDIYKSNIFDKYCPTITMRLVINCYLSHLNFYDYSGTINDLTKEKYENLKYPAYIVAVALMSKKKKIFSNFEDNKSILKNVIEKFIKVSKNTLQIIDNELEPCGLGIYKKPIPYFNHSCLSNCITIFKNQRLYIRTLMDIYPGEELTISYLDVAFDRNARLAICADQYFFTCTCKLCKVNIASECHNIFNNDFICTQSENCKKFINYMEIVLMSELERKISYLNKSHFKTFPILKKSTEKNETVWKCMLCKNETNDSVIKALIEKEKETIKEVEYLDTLFAEKYSYDNKNVLQSLTKIKSKIDDLTDFYHHSKYSLQKMRAKILYVSIQLQDFKLAYSIATQYLKSIEVSYGKYSPIYGYYIFLTGKLALFLDLKSAGLSLIHKAKKNIIKTYGPESPIYKDLEKFLYTNKY